The nucleotide sequence ACTGGCTGCACGTGTTCACGGAGCTGAAGAACCGCGGCCTGGACGACGTGCTCATGCTCGTCTGCGACGGGCTCAAGGGCCTTCCCGATGCGGTGGAGGCCGTCTGGCCCCGCACGATTGTCCAGACGTGCGTGGTTCACCTGCTGCGCAATTCGTTCCGTTACGCCGCCCGTCAGGACTGGGACAAGGTCGCAGGGGCGCTCAAGCCCGTCTACACCGCACCCAGCGAGGATGCGGCGACGGAGCGGTTCCTGGAGTTCCAGGAGTCCTGGGGAGGGAAGTATCCGGCGATCGTGAAGCTGTGGTCGGACGCCTGGGCCGAGTTCGTGCCCTTCCTCTCCTTCGACGTCGAGATACGCAAGGTCATCTGCAGCACGAACGCGATCGAGAGCGTTAACGCCCGCATCCGCAGGGCTGTCCGCGCCCGCGGGCACTTCCCCAACGAGGCCGCCGCTTTGAAGTGCATCTACATGGCGCTGATGAGCCTGGACCCGACCGGCAAGGGCCGCAAGCGGTGGACCATGCGCTGGAAGGCGCCCCTGAACGCCTTCCAGATCGCCTTCGAAGGCCGCCTCACCCCGAGCAACAACTGACCTTCAACAACCAAGATCAGCCGTTAAGTTGACACACCCTCGGCCCCGAACTCGCGCACGAAACCCACGTTCGAGTCGCCGGCGGTCGTGGCGACGGCGGCGCCGAGGTGCTTGTCGAGCTGGATCGCGATCGAACCGACCCCGCCGGCGCCGGCAGAGGTGCGGACCTTATATGGATGGACGGAGCCGCTCCGCCCCGGTAATGGACAGTGGAATCGGGTCGAACGAGCGGGTTGAACGAGCAGGGCCTGGCACGCTTCCGGCTTGCGTGAGTGCGACCACCCTTCCGAGCCCGAGACGCGACGGTCCCGAGTGCCAGCACCGGAGGACGGCCACTCATTAACTTACGATCGTAATCGTATCGGCGTGACCGAGAGGCCGCAAGCGATTCCCGAGGCGAGTGGGATCGTGTGGCGGCCTGCCGGTCGAGCACCGGGGCACGCCGTCAGCCGTGAACATCACGGCGGACAACGGGGCGCGGCGTGTGCGGCAGCGAGCGCGTCGCGTCGCGTCGCGTCGGCGATGACGAACACCTGACGATCATCCGGAAGAGCATCACTGCTCTCGCTGACCGTCTCCCGGCCCACGTCCCCTCGCCCCACCTGCCCGAGTACCCGGACTGCGCCCGCGTCCTCGCTGTCTTCAACGAGGGCACCGCCCCCCTCCGGGCCCATGATGTCCGCGAAGCCCTCGACCACGAACTACTGCCGAAGAACCTCGACGGCACCCGCGCCAAGCTGAAACGCCTCGGCAGGCTCGACGTCCTCACCTACGCAGGCGCTCCGCGAAGCCTTCCCCCTCGATCCGCCTCGCAAGGCACCGTCGGTGCGCGATGCGACTGGCTGGCTCACCCGCCACCCCGACCGTCGCACCGACGACCAGGCCCGGCAGCTCAAGGCAATACTGACCCGCTGAGCTTCCCCTGAGATGCAGAGTGAGTTGACAAAATCCGGCAGGTAGGCAGGGAACCGTCCCGGCAGTACATGAACTGGTGTCCGGCGATCACCAGGTGCGGGGGATGTCCCATGCCTGCGCGAGGGTGCGCGTGCTGATCGCGGACCACCTGGGAGTGTCGTTGTCGATCCGAGGTGTGTGAGAGTTGCTGCGGCGGCACGGCTGGTCGTGTCAGCAGCGTGCGCGGCGGGCAGTCGAACGGGACGATGCGGCGGTGGCCGGCTGGGTGAGGGAGTCCTGGCCCCGGGCAAAGCCACCGCGGCGGCGCTCGGGGCACGGCTGGTAAATGAGGACGAGGCCGCCGTCTCGATGACGTCGCACCGGGCACGCACCTGGGCGCCCAGAGGGGGCACGCCCGTGGTTCGGTTCAACGGCGCTTCCCGCGGCCGCATCTCGATGGCCGCGCTGGTGCGTTTCAAGGCCTGCGAACACAGCCGCCTGATCTACCGTCCTCGCATCCAGGGCCATCACCGAGGTGCCCACCGTGGCTTCACCTGGCAGGACTACCGTGATCTTCTCGTGCGGGCCCACCTCCAGCCCGGCGGTCCCATCATTGCGATCTGGACAATCTGAATGTTTCATCGTTGCAGCCGATTACGTGAGTGCGCGGCGGAACATGACTGACTCACCATCGTGCAGTTGCCCAGCTATGCGCCCGACCTCAACCCGGTTGAGGGCATCTGGTCGTTGCTCCGGCGCAGCACTACCGCCAACGTCGTTTTCCGCGACCGCGACCATCTTGTCCAAGCCGTCCGCAGCGGCCTGCGCCGTATCCCACGACGCACCGACCTCATCGAGGGTTGCCTCGTTGAAACCGGCCTCTCGCTCACCGCGACAACACAACAGAAAGGTCAGTGGTCGAACACCGGGAGGAATCCGCTGTACTCCTGATGGGTGACATGGAGATTTTCCGACCTCTGGCGTGCGTCGGCAGGGAAGGGATGCGTCGGCCCAGAAGATCGGCGGTACCCCGCGCGGGCACCGCACGTCAGAAGTGGAGCATGCCTTGGCACCTGTACCGAACGGCCTCTACATGATCATCCGTCCCGGCGAGCAAATGCTCACGATGGAGGGAGGGTCGTCGGAGCCCAAGACACCCGTCGTGCTGCTGCCGCCCACCGGCAACCCCGGCGAGCAGGAATGGCAGCTGGAGGTACTCAGCAACGGCAACTACACAATCCGCAATCTCAGGAGCGAAACGTACCTGTCCTTCGACGGTGCCCCGGAGATGAACAAGCCGGTCGTCGGATACCCCGAGCCGCGCGAGTGGGCGCTCTACCAGAGCGCGCAGCCGCACACCTTCCACGTCGTCGTCCCTGGAGGCCCCGTCGAAGGCGCGGAGCTGGCCCTGGACCTCAGCCTGCTGCGGATCTTCCCGCCTCGCATCGCTCTGAGGCCGCTCGACGTCAGCAACCAACGCCAGGCGTGGACCTTCCAATTTATGGAGTAGAGGCGTGAACCATGTGCCCGGGTCGGCCGCCGACCCGGGCACTGCCCCGAGAGGGCGGACCTGCTGACTACGGCCGCTCACCAGGTGACAACAAGGCCGCTTTTGTGTCAGCTGTCGTGCTTCGGCTCAGGTCCGGGGCTCACGGGCTGTTCGGGGCGCGGCTACTACAGATCAAACTCCAGGTGCTCGATGTCCGTGAACCGGACCTCCTCCATGCCGCCCGCGCGGCGGCCGCCGTCCTGGAAGTACACCTCCTTGAGCGCTTTGGCAGCGATCTCCTGGAGCTGCTGGTCGGTGGCGCCGGCCTCCTGGGCCTCGAAGAGGCGCGCGGCGTAGCGTGGCGGCAGGGCGATCGCCAGGTGCCGCGGTCCTGGGCCGTCGACCCGATCGGCGCCGTGTAGCCCAAGCGGGCGCGGGCATCGATGACGATGCCGCCAGTCGGCGCCGCCTTCTCCCGTGCCCTGGCCCGGATCTGCGGCTGCCCGCGCGTCGTCACCTCGCGCTCCAGGCGCGCGGCGAGGTCGGCGCGAGGCTTCTTGATCGGGTCCTTCACATACCGCTCGACTGTGCGCTGCGAGATCCGCAAGGCCAGGACAATCTCTTGACCACTGCCGG is from Streptomyces sp. NBC_01314 and encodes:
- a CDS encoding winged helix-turn-helix domain-containing protein, translating into MLRRHGWSCQQRARRAVERDDAAVAGWVRESWPRAKPPRRRSGHGW